CGAAAGCATAAAAAGCAGTAGAACCCTGAAAATGGAGTGATTATCGGTTCTTATTATCTAAGTTAAAGAGTTGAACTAGTATAACTGAAGTGGCATTAGTTTAgaactagcaacaacaaagctcGACTTGAGCCAATGTTGAACAACATCAACACTGCACTTACTGGTGAGTGCGCTGATAACCATACGCAGAAGCCTCGCTAGTCAACACTTGCAGACAGTCCAGGCTGAGCTTGCACTTAATGGGATTCAAATTAACTATATCACGCATGCAGCGATCCGATTGTGTGCTATTAGGTTGACCCCGATTAACCAGATTGTCATAATTTATGGCCAGCTGCTCGTACTCGGCATTGGCATTTAACTCGCCATATctatcaaaacaaataattagttaattagCATAACATAGAGAAAGCTTACTCTCTCCTACTTCAGGCTGGGTGGCAAAAGCAGCACATTACGTTGGAAGGCGTTGTCCAGTActggaaatgcaaatgttaaaGCCAATAAATAGACTACACAAACTGTTATAATTACTTTGTTTTTCCAATTGATTCatgttttgatttgaattcCGCATTAGACGATCCATGCGATGCAGCAGATGGTAATACAATTGTCGGTCGTATCGTGTGGGGGCCACATAACGCATTTTCTCTggattattgaaaatgaatatatatgcaaacattgtgtgaaattaatgaatatttatggtTAACGCATCTATcatgtgcgtatgtgtgtgcgagagtgtggAGAGAACACAGCTCATTAGGCTCACGTTTTATCAGAAATTCGGCAAGCAACAATGCAAACTTGGCACTCGCATTCAGTTTTCTGCCAGTGAACAATTTATCTAGCAAACCATAAATGCGCTGCGGCAGTTGTTGTTCCTGCGACGTTGTTGGGGTGACAGAGACGGCGATAGCGGCGGATGCGGATTGGGTTAGTGTAAGTGCTAGACCAACACTAAGAGCGCAAAGTGTTACAATTTTGAAACGGAATATTATTGCGCTGGAGAAGAACATGTTGAATGGAGCGCTTGAATGATTCTATGCCAGCCTGTTTGCTGGCCACATTGAAATCACATCGCCTTCAGTCTTTGATTTCACTTTTTCTTATGAAGATTAATTGGATGACATTTGTTCTGTGCTGTGCGCTAAGCGTGGGCGACAAGCGGCGAGCGGGAAGCCGGGGTGAAAGATGGCTGGAGAGCGTGTCGGGATATCGAGTGCGTCAAGAGCGCCCAGAGTCTCTATGGTGCACAATATTAAGTTTCGCATATTaatcacaatttaaaattgaatacattACAATGATTAAGAAAGGGTTGGTAACGGGAGAAGACATTTTATGAAGAATAAATACACATGTTGTTTATTAGGTGGTTAAGCCTGTAGAACAAAGCAACTCATTTCCCCcactataaaatattatagtaaatTCAAAAACTGACCTACCATTTAGTTGATATCAAGCTAAACATGTACATAATATTTAACTTATAATTTACCTTACAGaggcaaaataaaattcaaatgcactaatacaaattatatcaGTTTAAAATTTTCCGCCTAAACATTTATCGAATATCAACAACGCAGCAAGCTAATTATCGAAATGAGACTGCCATCGCCAGACTGTTATTGTTTGGTATGCAGCGCAACAGCAGTGAGCAAAATTATTTCTCATCAATTCAAGTACTATTTCAAAGTCAATGCTTTCatgaattaaaaaaagcatccaaaaacaaattcaataaaaaacaataatttacacTACTGCGTCACTACgcaatttttcacattttgcgAGCTGTTATTACAAACTGCGTACCAGCCACATAGCACATTAACAGatttcttgttttgtattaACATTGCGTTAACAGGCGAATGTTTTTTACATCAGACTTGTCGTTAGTCGTTTCTTTGTGAAAAATTAGTAGTACTTTAGTTTTAATTCGAAATACCAATTAAATACACTAATGTCGGACAACCAGGACAAAGAAGAAACATTGGCCAGTTTCCAGGTGAggaatacaacaacaaatgtccGCTAGACGCTCCAAACttctgttattattatgaatgtgtgtgtgagctggGCACTAAAAATCCAAATGCTGAGTGCGCACATTTTCAATGTGTCtgcaattgtgtgtgtgcatgtgcgtataagtgagtgtgtgaatgtgtgggTGTCTGCGTCTTGGCTTCTTGGATGAATTTTTGTAactcaattgaatttcaatgtCAAATATACACTAAAACAAACACACCTACAGAATATAACTAACATCGAGGATGTGGGTGAAGCCTTTTCGCATCTGGAAGCTGCAAATTGGGATCTTGTGGTAAGTGCGTCGAGTCTTTTGTCTCTTATTACACATGCGTCAAATGAAATTGCGTTGTTGTGTTCTGTAGGAAGCACTCAGCCGTGTAATACCACAAGATGATGCGCCGTTGGCGAATTTGAGTCCCAATACCAATCCCATACATCATCATCCGCCCGAGGCGATCGCACAAGATGCCCAAGTATctccagcagctgcagttggcGCTGGAACAGGAGCAGCACATCCCAATGCCAATCTTAATACCAATCTGAATgcacaacaagcagcaaacacCAATGGGTTTAGGCCATTCAATTATGATGAGATGCCCGGACCATCGCAGGGAGCACGCATGTTTCCAAGTAAGTTAAGAAAGAGTGAGTAATAGAGAGAGAATCCCTCGTGTTGAAACGTGTATCTACTATAGCGTCACAATTGCTAGCCCAGCTGACGTCGAGCATCAACTTGGACCCCTCAAGGCagaacaacaaccagaacatCTTGGTATTCAACATACACTTTAATCAGCAAATTTATCAGATACGCATACAATCGCTGGCGACTGTCGGTAAGTAAGAGAGTGTGCTCTCTGCTTCTCATCTTCAGATGTCTAAGAGAAACTCTATATTTCCTTGGCAGAACAACTGAAGCGAAAGATCTTTGATGTGACTAATGTACCACAATGTCGCC
This is a stretch of genomic DNA from Drosophila albomicans strain 15112-1751.03 chromosome 3, ASM965048v2, whole genome shotgun sequence. It encodes these proteins:
- the LOC117569383 gene encoding uncharacterized protein LOC117569383, translated to MFFSSAIIFRFKIVTLCALSVGLALTLTQSASAAIAVSVTPTTSQEQQLPQRIYGLLDKLFTGRKLNASAKFALLLAEFLIKQKMRYVAPTRYDRQLYYHLLHRMDRLMRNSNQNMNQLEKQILDNAFQRNVLLLPPSLKYGELNANAEYEQLAINYDNLVNRGQPNSTQSDRCMRDIVNLNPIKCKLSLDCLQVLTSEASAYGYQRTHQVLLLFMLSHHACAPILSPPQLYEELAKGHCNEILSEQNAIRSLALGMGKYKDLYLEQATICGLYGYNEFLNWRNVMEIDSWFPDDDLNNEHINDLALVFYINALLLLH